The Methanothermobacter sp. genome includes a window with the following:
- the uvrB gene encoding excinuclease ABC subunit UvrB, translating to MMKFKLVSDYRPLGDQPKAIRSLVEGINSGMREQTLLGVTGSGKTFTIANVIEEVQKPTLVISHNKTLAAQLYEEFREFFPDNAVEYFVSYYDFYQPEAYIPQTDTYIDKEASINDEIDRMRHSATQALLSRDDVIVVSSVSCIYGIGAPADYGEFTLHLEVGSTIGREEILSSLVSMQYERNDVEFDRGQFRVRGDTIEINPIHGTPPIRIELFGDEVDSISTVHRVTGKRLQKLDRITVFPAKHFVIPEDRLQRAIESIEEELEDRLRELRAQNKLLEAQRLEQRTRFDMEMLREMGYCQGIENYSMHLSGRKWGEKPNTLLDYFPDDFLTVIDESHVTVPQIRGMYNGDRARKETLVEYGFRLPSAKENRPLRFDEFQESINQVIYVSATPGKYELSRSQNIVEQIIRPTGLVDPEVRIRPVKGQVDDLLSEIRRRVDLGQRVLVTTLTKRMAEDLTDYYSRVGVRVRYLHSEIDTLERVEIIDDLRRGEFDCLVGVNLLREGLDLPEVSLVAILDADREGFLRSETSLIQTIGRAARNVNGQVLIYADRLTDSVKAAVETTNRRRKLQMEYNRRHGIKPRSTRRTLREKKDKEEIKAEEIPRDELEVIIKDLEAEMREAARNLEFERAARLRDQIMSLKGSSSK from the coding sequence GTGATGAAATTTAAACTGGTATCAGATTACAGACCCCTCGGGGATCAGCCAAAGGCGATACGGTCCCTCGTTGAGGGTATAAACTCAGGGATGAGGGAGCAGACCCTCCTGGGGGTCACAGGGTCAGGTAAGACCTTCACCATCGCCAATGTCATCGAGGAGGTCCAGAAACCGACGCTTGTCATATCCCACAACAAGACACTGGCTGCACAGCTCTACGAGGAGTTCAGGGAGTTCTTCCCTGATAACGCAGTGGAGTACTTCGTGAGCTACTATGACTTCTACCAGCCAGAGGCCTACATACCACAGACAGACACCTACATAGACAAGGAGGCCTCAATAAACGATGAGATAGACAGGATGAGACACTCGGCAACCCAGGCGCTCCTATCCAGGGATGACGTTATAGTGGTATCCAGTGTATCCTGCATCTACGGCATAGGGGCCCCCGCAGATTACGGTGAGTTCACCCTCCACCTTGAGGTTGGCTCCACCATCGGGAGGGAGGAGATCCTCTCAAGCCTTGTAAGCATGCAGTACGAGAGGAACGACGTGGAATTCGACAGGGGCCAGTTCAGGGTCCGCGGCGACACCATAGAGATAAACCCCATCCATGGAACACCACCAATCAGGATAGAACTGTTCGGGGACGAGGTGGACTCCATATCAACCGTCCACAGGGTAACAGGTAAGAGGCTGCAGAAACTGGACCGCATAACCGTATTCCCTGCCAAGCACTTCGTGATCCCTGAGGACAGACTCCAGAGGGCCATAGAATCAATAGAGGAGGAACTTGAGGATCGCCTCAGGGAACTCAGGGCCCAGAATAAACTCCTTGAGGCCCAGCGCCTGGAGCAGAGGACGAGATTCGACATGGAGATGCTAAGGGAGATGGGCTACTGCCAGGGCATAGAGAACTACTCAATGCACCTCAGCGGCAGGAAGTGGGGTGAGAAACCCAACACACTCCTTGACTACTTCCCCGATGACTTCCTGACGGTCATCGACGAATCACACGTGACCGTCCCCCAGATAAGGGGCATGTACAACGGTGACCGGGCAAGGAAGGAGACACTCGTTGAGTACGGCTTCAGACTCCCCAGTGCAAAGGAGAACCGTCCTCTGCGCTTCGATGAATTCCAGGAGAGCATAAACCAGGTGATCTATGTCTCCGCAACCCCGGGTAAATATGAGCTCTCAAGGAGCCAGAACATCGTTGAACAGATCATAAGGCCCACTGGCCTCGTGGACCCTGAGGTCAGGATCCGGCCGGTTAAGGGACAGGTTGACGACCTCCTCTCTGAGATAAGAAGGAGGGTTGACCTTGGCCAGAGGGTTCTCGTAACAACCCTCACCAAGAGGATGGCAGAGGACCTCACCGACTATTATTCACGGGTTGGTGTTAGGGTGAGGTACCTCCACTCAGAGATAGACACCCTTGAGCGTGTTGAAATCATAGATGACCTCAGACGTGGCGAATTCGACTGCCTGGTGGGTGTGAACCTCCTCAGGGAGGGTCTGGACCTACCGGAGGTTTCACTGGTGGCGATCCTCGACGCCGACAGGGAGGGCTTCCTCAGGTCAGAGACCTCCCTCATACAGACAATCGGTAGGGCCGCCAGGAACGTCAACGGCCAGGTACTGATATACGCCGACAGACTCACAGACTCGGTGAAAGCAGCGGTTGAGACCACCAACAGGCGAAGAAAGCTCCAGATGGAGTACAACCGCAGGCACGGTATAAAGCCAAGGAGCACAAGAAGGACCCTCAGGGAGAAGAAGGATAAAGAGGAGATTAAGGCTGAGGAGATACCCCGGGATGAACTTGAAGTCATAATAAAGGACCTTGAGGCCGAGATGCGTGAGGCCGCAAGGAACCTGGAATTCGAGAGGGCCGCGAGGCTCAGGGACCAGATAATGTCCCTCAAGGGGTCCTCATCAAAATAA